A single region of the Denticeps clupeoides chromosome 18, fDenClu1.1, whole genome shotgun sequence genome encodes:
- the LOC114767937 gene encoding beta-2 adrenergic receptor-like, whose protein sequence is MNVSKVPSNSDGGTDHGHVLLGILMAFLVLVIVFGNMLVIAAIARFQRLQNVTSCFLMSLACADLLMGLMVVPFSACHILLGTWYFGKFWCDTLFAIDVLCVTASIETLCMIAMDRYLAIVSPFRYQTLLTKRRASGLALLVWLVAVLISFVPIYMGLWMSDKLHNVTSQSSTYHCEFDTNPTYAVISSLISFYIPLLIMLFVYSRVFQEARRQLRKIIRSEGRFHGNPDQHSGRGVRFSLKEHKALKTLGTIMGVFALCWLPFFLLNVTSPFVKINTTVFQIFNWIGYANSAFNPLIYCRSPEFRRAFMELLCLREGRCSPHSTKNGHSIPPAASKGSWEDSDPTEVGGCVNRTDPFGNCRTNVTSVL, encoded by the coding sequence ATGAACGTTTCCAAAGTTCCCTCCAACAGTGACGGAGGCACTGACCACGGACATGTGCTCTTGGGTATTTTAATGGCATTTCTGGTGCTGGTCATTGTATTTGGCAACATGCTGGTCATCGCGGCCATTGCTCGCTTCCAACGGCTGCAGAACGTCACAAGTTGCTTCCTGATGTCCCTGGCCTGTGCAGACCTCCTCATGGGTCTGATGGTGGTGCCATTCAGTGCCTGTCACATCCTGCTGGGCACCTGGTACTTCGGCAAATTCTGGTGTGACACATTGTTTGCGATCGATGTGCTGTGTGTGACAGCAAGCATTGAGACCCTGTGCATGATTGCAATGGACCGTTACCTGGCCATCGTCTCGCCGTTCCGCTACCAGACGCTGCTGACCAAGCGGCGCGCCAGTGGCCTGGCACTGCTGGTGTGGCTTGTGGCAGTTCTGATCTCATTTGTGCCCATCTACATGGGTTTATGGATGTCGGACAAACTCCATAACGTTACATCCCAGAGCAGCACATACCACTGTGAGTTCGACACAAACCCCACCTACGCCGTCATCTCCTCCCTCATCTCTTTCTACATACCGCTGCTCATCATGCTGTTTGTCTACAGCCGGGTCTTCCAGGAGGCACGCCGGCAGCTGCGGAAGATCATTCGGAGTGAGGGTCGTTTCCACGGGAACCCAGACCAACACTCTGGCCGTGGCGTCCGATTTAGCCTGAAGGAGCACAAGGCGCTGAAGACACTGGGCACCATCATGGGCGTGTTCGCACTCTGCTGGCTACCCTTTTTCTTGCTGAATGTCACCAGTCCCTTTGTCAAGATCAACACCACTGTATTTCAGATCTTCAACTGGATTGGCTACGCGAACTCTGCCTTCAACCCGCTCATCTACTGCCGGAGCCCTGAGTTCCGTCGCGCCTTTATGGAGCTTCTCTGCCTTCGAGAGGGACGATGCTCGCCTCACAGCACCAAGAATGGACACAGCATCCCACCCGCCGCCAGCAAGGGAAGCTGGGAAGACAGTGACCCAACAGAGGTTGGAGGGTGTGTGAACAGAACTGACCCATTTGGGAACTGCAGAACTAATGTTACAAGTGTGCTGTGA